The Rhineura floridana isolate rRhiFlo1 chromosome 17, rRhiFlo1.hap2, whole genome shotgun sequence genomic interval GCAGGCCGCTCCCGCGCGGGGCACCATGGAAAAGTGAGTCCTCCCCGGCTCGCTGCGCTCCTAGCCGCGGCCGCCCACCCAGCTCCAGAACGACAATCCCCAGAAGGCGCCGCGCTCGGCAAGCCAAAACAACAGGCGCTGGCAGGGGCGGAGCCTGGCCGTCAGTCAAATCCATCGCATAGTCATAGAGATAGGGTAAATGGAGGAGACTATTCGAATCGATACGGAGCTTCCGGGTTCCCTAAGACTCCCCAGACTTGCCTCCCCCTCGGTCGCTCCAGGGGAGACGAAAGAACCACTGGAGACAATCCAGGAGGGAAGCACGCAGCGGCGTGAGCATcagaagagcccggctgctggatcaggcccggcATGCTGTTCTTACGAGGGAAACAATCCCTCCCTCTTTCCTTCTTGCTTTGAATTCTTCGGATCAGAACCTTGTTGGGCCGGAAGCAATAGCTGGAACCGCTCAGCTGGGCAGGTGAGTCCTTATCCAGCCGTGCCTGCGCACCGTTGCTCCCCTGGGACCCTCCCTCTCTGCTGGGTAACACCGGCTTTTCCATCCAGGGAAAAGAGAACCTGCCCCCACTGCTTGGACTGACAGCCCCCTTGggaaacaggactttcccttgcagaagcttgagcaaggcttgttcttctccaTGCTCGATTGTTTTACCtctaacaatactttccaccagttttcctggaacagatgttAAGTCAGCGATCtgcaatttccaggatccccccagaATCCCTCTTTAATACTGTAGTTAagtcagtcataagaacataagaagagcctgctggatcaggccagtggcccatctagtccagcaccctgttctcacagtggccaaccaggtgcctgggggaagcccgcaagcagtccACAGGTATGGTGGCAGATCTGAGATATGTTACATAATTTTGTTATAAGAGTTtgttagatcagcaatttcacatttgttttttgagaactctcaggtggatgccagtttttattttgtctattaggcctacaatttcatctctcatcaccactatgtgcctcagtttctcagactcccttcctgcaaaagttagttcaggcacagggatttgCCCCTATATcatctgctgtgaagacagatgcaaggaatttattcagcttctctgcaatctccttatcctgtttTAGCACACcattgactcccttgtcatccaagggtccaaccacttCCCTGGACTATCTCCTGCTACTAATGgaaataatttgttgttgttggtctttatgttttaGCAATatgctcaaattctttttttagggtcccttattgtctgcttgcatttattttgctaaAGTCTGTCCAGTTTTGTCCAGTGTGTGCCTGTATGCAAGGCAAAATGTTAGGGGCAGCAAAGAGGATATGGCTGGCTCGCTTATAGGCACCAGACACTGGAGCACTCCACGCTGTAACAATTTGTTGAAGGCTCTCGCCTTCAAAAAGTCTGCCCAGCCACACCTCAATAGGACTGGCGCTGTGGAAGTTCCCCCGTCACACACTTTATAGATTGAAAGGGGGGGTgagtgtgacgatcccacctttggctccacctgtcaggttcccacctgcttgtggctaccgccttttaCTAGGCatcacctcaggacaccaccagtcaggatcatcgtttttattttttctcactctgctctagcacagatctctcaagatcccactgctaggcagcaccaccagccactccctgtaaacaatactgctagagacttcgccttagtcttcctatggcttgttactttgtgtctgggtgcccttgctgtccacaacccccttgtatctttgtctataagtataaagcatacaatcctgggttgctctggatacttgacgatgttacaatttcttccttcaccgcagccaccattagatacagtttcccttcagccttggtaattaccctgccctcccttctggtctgtatatcccctgccaaggatcaggcttttggtaaaccaatacaagtatttatttaataacactaggaaataacaagattactttaggaatgtttaacaagcgtatggtttcctatagtgtcactcttagGTTTCcggttatatatattctgtccaaatatcaacttaatagaatccaaacctccctcagaactctgtccaCTCAATCCCAaatgcctcccacttcaactcctttcctatcactctcctctcaacaaccccctactcaattgtcatcctctcatttataccttcagccattcaaaacactcagccaatcatcatccaacattctccagcattctagcccatgtactccccccctcttactcaattcacttaccatatatccctatataaacacgcacttaccatatttacagtttttaacatataaggacatcacagtgaGGCACTTGCAACAGCAGCCAGGACCAGAAGAAAAGTTCTGCTTGGGATCCGGTGGTGGAAACGTACAAAAGTACAGAAAAGCAGGCAATGGAAGATAATCCTCCGAAAACACACTCCCCCCGCCCCCTTTTTTCTCCCTGCCTTTGGCATTGCCTCCACACAGGCACGGGCAGGCAGCTCTTCCTAAGCAGAATCTGGCCCCGCCTCTGCCATGCTGGCATGAGTCCCTGCACAAGGGCCGCCACGTGACTGCGACCCTCGCTGCACCCGCCCCTTTGCAAGCTCATTGGAGCAGTCAGAGCTCTTTACCTTATATGGCCAGGTACCAGTACAGAGGCTTTGCCCATTGGCCGCCCTGACATGCCAGTCCGGCTACATCAGCCCCTCAGAAACAAGTATGCAAACAAAACAACGGCTTATGGGAAACGTGGTCCCAAGGAGGAGCCGCGCATGATGCGCTTCATGTTCACAGACGCGGCCCTGAAGAAACCAGCGCCCCCCGCAGAACAACCGGGCCTCGTTCCCAGGCTGGAGGAGGGCAGCTTTTCTGGCCTTGCCTCGCCTCCTTCGGCCCTGCTTGCCGGCCCCTTGAAGCGAATCAATCCAGCACTGCGAACCGGCCTGCCGGGCTCGCTTCTCACCCCTTTCCTCGCCCAGCAGCATCCCTTCTTCTCATGCTCGTTTCAATTTACCCCCCCCCGCCGCCTTTTCACCCCGAGGAGCCCCGGGCGGCAAGAGGGCGCTGTACACAGGATTAGATATAATCCCAAGGGCCCACCCGAAAGGAGTGGGGGGGAAAGGGCCAGGGGGAATGCAAGGGAAAGGCTGCGCCTGTGGCCAGCTACTCCAGCCCGCTCTGGTGGCCTCTGCGGCGGCCGCACGCCTGGGGCTGACGGTGCGTTCCTCAGCCCGCTCCGGGGAGAGGGTCTGGAGTCCAAACAGGTCTGGGGGTTGCGCCCTGACCCCAACTCAGCCCCCCTAGGCAAATGGGTGGCAACGCCTTCCAGCGCAGCGCTGCGTCTGCACACTGAGGCGCGGCGGGCAGACGCCTTCTCGAGGAAGACACAACTCGGCGCGCTCTGCAGACGCTCAAGCTGTCTCCTGCCCCTCAGGTGCGCAGCCCGCGCTTGAGGTGACTCCGGAAAGGGCGGCGCGCGCGGCAAGAGGCCTCGCCGTCACCGCGGGGCCCGTCCGGCCCAGGGGCTTCAGGAGGGAAGAGGCCGCGCAAGGTGTGCGCCGAAGTGTCCTAGAGCCAGCGAGCGCGCGCACACCCACGTGCCAAAGCCGGCCAGCGGCCCCTTGGACGACGGCGGCGGCGACGACAAGGCTCAGCCGGCCTCCTGTGGCGCAGCCCCCCGCCAGCGCCGGaggaggactacagctcccagcggcCCCGGGCCGCCGCTGGGTGCCCGCTTGCCCTGCCGGGCGGAGTGTCAATCAGGCGGTGCCGCCGTCGGGTCAGCGGCGGGGCGGGGCCGGCGGCGGCCGCTCGGTGAAGGCTGCGAGGGCGCCCGGGCGGGTCGCGCCATGTCGTCGTCGGGGAACGTTTCGGACGAGCTGAAGCGGCAGGTCATGATCAACCAGTTCGTGGTGGCCGCGGGCTGCGCCGCCGACCAAGCGCAGCAGCTCCTTCAGGCCGCCCACTGGCAGTACGAGGTGGGCGCCGGCCGAGGGGCTGCGGGGGGGGCGGCGTAGTCAGCCGCGAGGCAGGCTTCATGGGCGGGGAGGGGGCTTCGCTGTGCTTCGCGATGAGGCGCTTGCCAGGGAGGGGCCGGAGATGCGCCTTCGGGACGCGCAAAACATAGGAAAGAAGGACACAGGCGCGCGCGGGGGAGCGATTTTGATCGGTAGGGGGAAGTTGTGGGGCTAGCTTGGAGCAGGAGGGCGACGGGCAGTTTCTCCGAGCGTGTGCAGAGAGCATCGCACTCTTCCATAGGCCCTGCAGCAGGCCCTGCATCACGACGATTGGGGCGCCCTCCTGCCCAGGCGCGATCCACGAGGCTTGGACTgcggttgttgttgttgagctttCGGTTTAGGCGGTGCTGCCTTATAGAGTAAGGGACATTACAGGCAGGTCTCCACCCCAAGGAGCTGACAGCCTGGATGTTGATGGAGTGGGATGCGGAGAGAAAAGACGAGGCATAGGATGAGGGCGAGCCAATAAACCTGCATGAACGTGTGAGCAGGGAAGAGGAATTAGGGGTTCAAAGGTTAAATTGGTTCAAGTTccagacctttaaaaaaaaccagaaaattaTTGATTAGTGcaaaatgaaatttaataaaatatagtTACTCTTTACTTTCATTACCTTAGCCCACTTGTTAACAGCAACTATGGGAGGTAGGCTAATGCTATCGGAGGGCACAGGAGGCCacccccttgctgaagctaagcagggtgggGTCTGGTGAGGGCTTGGATGGAAGACCACCAGAGTACCACATgtgtgctgccttgggctccatgAGGGAGaagaggtgagatataaatgtaagaaaacgaAAAtaaatgtgcacatgcacattttaACAGGGACTTTAAAACTAGGCTGTAGACACACTAGACGGCCgaccaaagcgtttccattggccacacctggaggaggaacgggttgatctgcagatcagttgcaaaatctctttgaagctgcctttttttaaaaaaaaacaaaacaccagctgctcccaccaggttttacagtgaaaagggCCAGGGTGTgcctagcattgtgtgcccccattttcagaagagaggggtAGAGACtccgcactggaaccagcagaaaagggagtgtgtctctaccccgaGACCCTCTGCCTGGCTTGGTCCTTTCTAGAGGGTTTTCTCATATCGATCTCTTTGATGGTGTTTGAAGTGCAATTTCCTTCCATGGTGTCTTCCCTGAGCAAGAGGAGGAAAGTACAGTTGCACTTCCCCATTACCCCCTTCCCTGCTGGGGCCAGAGCTCAGAGGCAGAGGGTCCAGGTCGTTCCCAATGGCTTCTCCATGTGAGGCTGGGAGGGAGCCATCTGGATTCCTGGAGCCGGCAGTACTGAGACAGAGGGACCTCCAAAACCCTTTGGTACATCCAGGAAGATTTGGGGGCATGTCGCAGAAGCCTGCCCCTAGCGTCGCCCGTTCACTGCTCCAAAACTGGGAAGGCGCCTCTTCTGCACTttgtaagaacatcagaagagcctgcttggTGGCTGGATCAGGCAAGGGCCCAGCTGGTCTAGCAACCTGTTTCTGACTGGCCATcgtgggcagaaaaatggaaatggactgccttcaagtcgatcctgacttatggtgactctatgaatagggttttcatggtaaatggtattcagaggtagttttaccattgctttcctctgaggctgagaggcagtgactggcccaaggtcactcagtgagctccatggctgtgtggggattcaaaccctggtctccccggtcatagtccaacactctaaccactacaccacactgactctttaTCGTGGGTAGAAGCCACACAGATAAGATGCATCCTCCATGAGAAAAGGGACATTAACTTGATGGGGGAAGATGCTTCTGACATACGGCGTTGCTGTCGTTGTGACACAAGGCTCCCCTTTTGTTTTCTGCATGTAGTGCCCTGAATTCACCCAAGACCCTCCCAAGTGGCTGCACCCCCCCTTGATGTGCCTTGAACCCCTGCAGAGGATCCATGCGtgtgtgtgagatgggggggcTTTTGGATTGGGTGATTTGCTGGTGCTCCTAAAAATGTCTCCCCACCCCGCCCCCTGTATACACACAAGAAGGGTTTGGGGGGGAGATTGTGCTGTCAGGCTGGCCTCTCTGTGGCACAGCTGACGTCTCCTTGCTGAAAACCATCCTGGTCTGAGAGGGCTGAAGGAGCCTCCTGCTCCGGTTTCCAAACACCCAAATGTGTGGGGTAGAGATTTTGTCCTCTTTGCCTTTTGTGGTTGCTGCCTATGTGGGCTTCCAGAGCTCATGAACTTTGTTCCAAACTTTGTCTTGAATGGGGCGGGAGGTtgtatgggagggggagggaatttaAAGGACTGGTTTTAGCACCCAGGGAATACTTTTAGAAAATGGGGGGAAGGTTCTGTCCTCCCATCAAATCCTGCTCTCACCAGGGCCGAAATGCTTTCCCTCCCCCATCTTGACTCTGACAGTGGGGGGatctccttcctcccttctgttCCATTGCCTCcctgctgcgggggggggggctttctctACCAGAGTTACTTTCAGCAGCTGCCTTGCACCAGAGGTATAGCCTGGCCTTGCCTGCAAGGAGGACAGTGTTCTTACCTTTcatctttttgccctttttgcagaCGGCCCTCAGTGCGTTTTTCCAAGAGTCCAGCCTCCCTTACAGCCACCCCCACCATCAGATGGTAAGTGGCCTGCAAAACTTGCCCGTTCTTCCTTGGGATTGGGTGGATGGGGTGGACAATGTGCCCAGGATCTGGAGTgcgagggttttttggggggggaggggaggagtgctTGCTTGCTACCCTTTGTCTGCAGGGGGGGCAGCGGCAGAGGGGAGAAGCTTCTGCTCGGCCCAGTTCAACTTAGCATAACAATCTCGGCTGGCCCCGTGAAAAAGGCCTGGATCTCAGAAGGCCATGCAACCTACATTGCTTTATGTTCCCAAACTGCGTAATGTCTTCGCGGCAGTACTGTGAAATAGGCCAGTAGTCATCCTGAAGTGCAGGTGGGAGGCTGAGCTCACAAGCCGCCTCCTCACAAGCTACCAAATGAGGTGAGGTGAGGTTTGAACCCAGGCCCAAGTTCAAAATCTGCACAGATTAAGCTCATCCACTGGTGTTAACACACGTACGGATTCCCAGACATGCATGCCGCAAGCAGGTGTCCGTGTGTGTTTCTCATCGAGCTCCAGGTGCGTGACAATTAGGCCAAAATACCCAGAGCCCCTCAGGGCCAGATCAGCTGCAAATCATTCAAACCCCTCCCCCACATCCACGAAAGTCTTCCCAAGGCTCACTTTGCAAGAAATGCTGAGGCATGGAAGAAAACCAggaagccaacctggtgccccgaAATGCCGTGGCCTagatgactcccatcatcctcagcaagCACCACCCACATGACACTAACAAAAGAGGAAACGGTCGTTTCCagctcaaaataaataaaaggcgcATGCGCCGCCTCACTGTCTAGCCACCTTGAACTCAGCCTCCTCCTCTGTGCCTCTCCACCCTTTCACGGTCTCCTCTTCCCTTGGCTGGGAGCATTCTGCTTCATTTCTCCTTTCCGGCGCATCTGCCTTCCCCCCTTGATCTTGACGTTCACAGGGAGCTACCGGATGCCAAGCCAggcccctcctccctctgcatgACTCCCTGGTGGTGGCCTTCCACTTTTTGGACTTGCTTAGGCGGGCTCTCGTCCAGCCTGGGATTGGCAAAGCAGCCGCACTGAGTTATCTGGGCTcttcctgctgcctcctcctccctttctaatGCTCCAGAGTTGACCCAGCCTCCTTCGTGTTAT includes:
- the UBALD1 gene encoding UBA-like domain-containing protein 1 isoform X2, with amino-acid sequence MEETIRIDTELPGSLRLPRLASPSVAPGETKEPLETIQEGSTQRREHQKSPAAGSGPACCSYEGNNPSLFPSCFEFFGSEPCWAGSNSWNRSAGQTALSAFFQESSLPYSHPHHQMMCTPANTPATPPNFPDTLIMFSRLKASETFGSSPAAALAGSPPPPPLPQPGGFHSAWPACSPPGQPGAWMPATLAQPTGWPSGVSQQASSEPKASTALEAER